The sequence below is a genomic window from Streptomyces sp. NBC_00582.
ATTTCACGGCACCGGTTGAGCTCGTGCCCGTTGAGGGCTCGCAGCACGGTTTCGCTGTCCACGATGACCCGCAATACTTGAACCCCAAGAGCCAGGAATACCAAGCCTTCGTCATCCGCACCGTGACCGAGTGGCTCAGGCAGTAAGCGACTCACCGAATTCACGGACCGCAGGCCGGCTACGCCACCTATCAAGGGTCAGAAGTACCTCGCCGAGGACGCGCACTGTGCGCTCTGACTTCACTTCGCGCGCCACTTCGGCCGACTCCTTGCCGACCTTCGCGGCTTCGTCAGGCTCACCACTGAGCGCCAGTGCTGCCGCCCGTCGCGCATTGAAAAACCCCGTGTCGCGGCGGGAGAGGCTACCCGTGCTCAGTACGTCGCTGAAGAGATCGACGGCGAGACTCGGCTTACCGGCCTCGGTGTAGGTAATTGCATCGCGGAGCAGGCGCGTGTGCCCAGTGAAGTACGCCCCTAGACTGTTTGGCTCCTCCTCGGGAACGCCGGCCAAGAGGTTTTGTGCCACGTCTAATTTGCCGCGCACCACGTCGAGCGGGTCCCCGAGCATGGCGCGGCCTAGCGCTTCTTGCTGCGTAACTTCGGCACGGACACGGACCGGCAGCTGCCAGCGGGCATTGCTGGCAGCTTCGGCAAGCGTCAGCATGCGCAGGGCATCACGCTCGTCGTACGCCATCTGTGACTTTTTGAGAAGCACGTAGCCCTGCATGGCTGCGCTGTCCGCTTCCTGTGCCCACTCCATTGCGCGGTCATACCAGAAGACGGCCGCCTGCGGCTGTTGAATGTCTCGGTACAGCCATCCGGTGAACTCTGCACCTTCCGCACCGACGGCGAGGAGTTCACGGCGCACACGCGGCGTTACGTCCCGAGCATGGCCCTCAATCGCACCCAATAGGCCGAGCATAACCGGCAACGTCTTCTTCGGGCCGAGCGCCCCGTCGTCGCGCTTGGCTTGTTCGAGTTGGCGACGGAAGTAGCTAACGACCGGCCCATCGAGGTAGCGGGCATCGTCCAGCGCAGCCGCAATGTGCTCTAGCTCGTCCAGCCCGAGGCCAGGCAGCGCGGCAGCTGCAACGCCAGTCCTGAGCAAGTCGCGGCGGTTTATGGGGCTCATTGGGTCTCGCTTGCGTGCGTCCGTGGCGGTGCTGTCCGCCGAGTGACCAAGTAGCGTGCCCAAACCGCTCGCTGCAAGGGTCTCAGCGTCTACCGGCACCAGGACTGTCCGGCCGTGGATAACGACCGGCAGCATCACGCCGACCTGCGGAGCCTCTTTCTGAACGGACGACGTTTCTTCGGGTGGTGGCACTACAGGAACAGCCTCGGTAGAAACTTCCTGCGTTGGCCTGGGCAACTTGAACCACAGTAGGTCTGCCGGAATCCGCAGGCTATGCGCCCACCTCATAAGTTTGCTGAGGTCTTGCGGAGGTTTGCCGCTCTCAATACGGCTGAGTTGCGCCTGATTGAGTCCGAGCCATACCGCCATGGCTTCTTGCGAGAGCACACGGCCATGCCACGGATGCGTGCGATAGGCGTAGAACACCCGGCCCATGTGCCAACTACTCAGCGCCTCACGCATGGTGGGCCGCTGCCAGAACTCCGGGGGCACAACGGGTGGGGAGGCCACAGCATGAGCCCGGTCCTTACGGAGGCAGAGGGCGCACCGGTTCGCGTAATTGTCCCGTGCCAACCGCGTGCCACAGGAGCAGTGCCGAACCTGCCCAGTTGCCATGTGCCGTACCCCGCTCGTCTGGCGCTCCGCTCTGGGAGCCCAAGCCTAGAGACGCTAGGTGTCCGCTGTCCGGCGGTCCATGCGTCTCATGCATACCCGCTCATGCAACGACACAATGACGCAAGAGGGTCCGCGGCCCTCATGCTCCTAACCGTGCTTCGCCCAGCAAGCGACAGCAAGGGAGCACCACCATGAACCCAGAACCCTTCGTCAGTCGACGGGAGTTGGCCCGCGCAGACCGCTGTGCACTGGATCCACGCCAAACGCACAACGTTGACGAGGCAGGGGCCACGCGTGCCTATTCCGCACGCACCACGCCGCCCGCCTGCGTCGATGACCGCAGACGATCTTTGACCACCTTGACCACCTCCGAGCTCTTGACCCCATTCCAGTCACCGGGATTAGGCGGTTCGCTCCTGTAGGCCGGCTACTCGACGAGCGGGAGCACCCCCACATGAACTCCTCTACTGGCAGATCCACTGTCTTGAGCGCCGTACTGCTGGGCGGCCTCGGCCCGCAGTGGCATGGTGGGACCGGCCCCCGATGAGCCCCGCCACAGCCGTCGCCATGGTCGCAGCAGAACTCGTGCACCAGACCGCCCTCGGTTTCGCGGTGGCCTTTACCCCGGACAAGGCCCGAGTCGGACGCATGCGCCGGATCACCGCGGCCCACCTGCGGCTGTGGAAAGTACCTGGGCCGACCGCGGAGAACATCGTGCTAGCCGTCTCCGAGCTTGTCGCCAATGCCATCGAGCACGGCTGTGGAGACATCGAGTTGACGGTCCTCTACGCCTGCGGAGAGGTACGGGTCGAGGTCACAGACGGCAACCCGGCGCCAGCGAAGCTCACCGTTGCGGACGACGAAGATGTCTCCGGCCGCGGGCTGTTCCTCGTTGCCGTCCTCGCACAGGACTGGGGCGTCAGCACCGACGGCAGGTCGACGTGGTGCGTCTTCCGCGTTCCTGCGAGGAGGTCGTGATGGTCACAGTCGCGCGAGAAGCAACCGCAGAACTAAGTCGGCGATGCTCCACCGAGGTAGTGAGTCCATTACCTGCATCCCCGCCCCCTCCCGAGATTTCAGGGGCGCCTGGGGGGCGCGACGGAACCGCCCAGCCTCAACGGCTCACCGTTGTTGAGTCGTTCGGCCCTGATGGTTGTGCAACCAGTGGGACGTCCCAGGACGTCCCGACCGGGTCCTGCGGCGCGGTACCGGTGTCTACCCGCCCCTTGGACGATGCCCATGTAGCACGCTGCGCCGTGCTTCACCCGGACGAACCGCCCTTGTCGGCGAGTGGCGGCTCGAAATGCCTCGGCGGCTCCTCTTTGAGGGCCGCCGAGGCGACGCCCAGATCGCCAACTTCGGACCTCACTAATGGAGTTGCCCTTATGCCTCGCACCACGCCCTCGGCCCCATCAGCCGGCGGTGGGCAGGTGGACGTCGTGTCCTGGCCGGAGGGCTCATTCAGGGAACTGAGCCTTGACCTGAGGACCGTTGTATCGACCCTCGCACCCGGACCATCGCCTCTCGCGGTGCAGGAGACCCTTCATCGCGAAGTGACCAGTCTGGTCTTCGCCGAGACTGCCTCCGTCAGCGAAGACCCGGACGAGCGCCACGTTCAACTGCTGCTCATGCGCGGCCACTTGATGCGACTGCTCGGGGCAGTCGTTCCTGTCGATGCCAACGAGCCTCCTCTGGAAGACGAGCAACTGGTCGTACGCGTACGTGCCCTACTCGACGAAGAGATTCCCGGCGACGTCGCGCGTGCGGCGTCCCTGCACCGGCGGATGTCCGAGGTCGGGCGGGAGCTGCTCGCCGTCCTTCCTGCTGTCGACGCCTCTGACGACATGGTCGACGGCTGGGGCAGGACTGTGTGCGCCGGGTTCGATTCGACGCGTATCCGCGAAGCCATTCGTGCGGCGAAGTCCTGGGAGCAGGCGGGGGTGTACCCGCATCCGCGCACCCTCGCGGCGGTCACAAAAGCGCTCAGCGGCTACGTCACGACGCTCGTCCCCTACGTTTCGATCCACTTGGAATCGCTCTCCGCCGGGAGTCGAGGGTGGTCCGCATGCGGTGAGGCGATCGAGCGCTCGCAGGAGGCCCGCGACGTCGCTCCGGGAGAGGGGCTCAAGGCGGCGAGGAAGCACGCATTCCGGCTCGCAGTCCACACCGAGGCCCTGCTGCGCTACGCCGAACAGGACTGCGAGCGGGACGGTGAGTGACATGGCCAGGCCCTCTCGCGCAGCGCACCCTCAGCGGATTCACGGTGCCCCGGCTTGCCCACCGGATTCGAGTTCACCCCGGAGAGACGAACCGGCCCCAGGGCGCGTTCGACGTGGCTGGCGACAGGCTCGCGCGCACTGGGGCGCCGTTCTCCTCGCTGCCGCTATCAGCCTGCCTACCGTCTTCATCCTCGCCGAACTCGCCCTGGAGCTCAACGGCGGGTGGTAGCTCACGCCCCCAACGAGCCGACCAGCGAAGTGGGCCGGCCCCGATATGACGACGACTGTGTCAGAACACCGAAGGAGTAGGACCATGCCGGCCCCGGACGAGACCATCTCGCCGCCGCTTTCCCCTCAGGAGCGGGAGGCTCTGCTGGGCATCTCTCAGGGAAAGACGACCGCAGAGACGGCCTGCGACATGCGAGTGTCCGACAGCACGGTCAAGACGTACATCCTACGGATCGGCGGAAAGCTCGGAACTTCCGAGCGGGCGGGCATGGTGGACCTCGCCTACCGTCACGGCCACCTGGACGTCCCCGTGCCTGTGGACCACACCGTCGAGCTGCCGGAGGGGCAGCGCACAGTCCTGGCAGGGCTCGCCGGCGGAAAGACCGTCCAGGAGATCGCGGCCGGCGCGAAGCGTCCGCTGGACGACGTGCGCAAGGACGCTCGACGCCTGCTGCGGGCGCTGGGCGCTTCCTCGGCCGCGCACGCCATCACGCGAGGGTGGCAGTTGCGTCTCCTGGGCCCCGCGACCGGCCGTGAAAACTCCGGAGACGTCGTCGCCATGGCAGGACAGGCATGAACGCCCGCGTCGAGGCCGACAGCCTGCGACCGGGCAGTGCCCACGTTCACCAGCACACGGGGGACGTGTTCACCTGCGATCGGCGACAGGACTTCGTGCCCAATGTGATCCGTACGCACCGAGGTGGTCGCTGGCGCCGGGTGGACCGGAGTAAGAACGCCGGTGAGTGGGCGAAGTTCGTCCATCGCTCCGAGATGCTCGTGTTCGACGTCGACGACGGTGGGGAGGGCGGCCCCGGCATCGTCACGGGAGTGATCCCATCCAAAGAAGACGCCACGGCGCGCCTGGCCGCGCTCGCTCCAGTACCGGGGACGGCCGTTGCCGAGATCGGCACAGACTGCGGCTGGACGGCAGCCTCTCTGGACCACCTCCTCCAGGGCGGCCAGGTAGTGACGGCCGCGGACACAGAACGCCTCGCCGAGATCGCCCGGCAGCGCCTACGCCCCTACCCGCGGGTTCGGGTGGTCAGCGGGTCTCAGGCCGGGGTCTTGGGACCGGCGGGTTCGTTCCACGGGCTCCTGTCCCATCGTGCGGTACGCCGTGTGCCGTGGGAGTGGGTCACCCGGGTTCGTCCGGGTGGCCGGCTGTGCCTGCCCGTCCGAACCGCTCTGGGCGGATCCAGCACGCTGCTCGTCCTGACCGTGGCGCGGGACGGGGCGTCGGCCCGTGGACGTTTCCACGCCGGACCGGCTCCGCAGACCGTGTGGCTGCGCGAGCACCGCCCTGGTGAGGGCACCCCCGTCGAGTCGCAGGGCAGCCCGAGGGCGTCAGAAGCCCTGGACGCGAAGGGGGCGCACGTACGGCCGGCGGCCCGGTTGTTCGCCGGTCTCCTCCGCCCTGACCTTCGGATGCAGGTCGTGCGCGGCGTTGCACAGCTCGAAGGCGACGTTGCCGACCGCCTGCGTATTCATGACCACCAGGCGTCTCGGGCAGTGGTCTTCCTCCACTCCCCCCGCATCTACGAGTGGGGGCCGCGCGATCTCGGCTCCGATCTGTTCGACGCACTCGGTCAGTGGCACGCGGCCGGAGAACCAGAGGTTGAGCAGCTGGGCGTGACGATCACGGAAACGGAACACACGCTGTGGCTCGGTGCACCGGACGGTCCGTCGTGGCGTCTGCCCGAACTCCACACGATCACCGGCGAGGTGGAGCGGCATGCGACCTGACCACCCGATGCTCCTCCACCCCTCCGCAGCGATCGCCGAGTTGCAGGCACGGCCGTCGAGCGCCCGGATGCAGAACTACCTGCTTGGCGGGCGGGACCACTACATCGTCGACCGTGACGGGGCCCTTCGGGCGGCCGAGCGCATGCCGTTCCTGCAGAGCGCCGTCCGCCACGAGCGCATGTACGTGCTCATGATGGTGCAGACCCTGGCCATCGCGGGCATCCGGCAGCTGGTCGACTTCGGCTGCGGCCTTCCCCACGGCCCCACGCCGGTGGATGTCCTGACCCGCGTTCATCCCGACGCCCGCGTCGTGTGCATCGACAACGACGTGCTGGTGCACACCCACGCCGACGCAATGATGAGGGCCAAGGCGCCCGCTGTCGTCGAGAGCCTGTGCGCCGACGTACGCGACCCCGAGTCGATCCTCGCTTCCACGGAAGTCATGGAGACGATCAACTGGCGAGAACCAGTCATCCTTCTCCTTGGCAGCGTGCTCCACCACATCGAGGACACAGCGGCGCAGCCCCTGACCGTCCTCGTCGACCAGTACAAACACGTAGCCGCCACCGGCAGCGCTCTCGTCATCACGCACGCCACCGCCGACGTCTCGGGCAAACCTGTGCGCCGATTCGCCAAGACCATGACGGCGGCCGGCTGCCCCGTCCACCTGCGGACGAAGGAACAGATCGCCCGGTTGTTCGACGGCTGGCAACTGACCTCCCCGGGCCTGACCGCGCCACAGACACTGGCACTCGAATACCCGGTCCTGCCCCAGGCCGCGTCGTACGCCGGCACGGCCCGAAAGGAGTCCGCGCATGGCCGAGCTGTGTGATCAGCAGACCGGTGTGATCAAGCCGGTGACCAGCCAACTCCCCATGGCGTCCCGGCTAGAATCCGTGGCGTCCGGAAACGGGCACCCGGGCGTCGCGGTCACTGACGCTGGACGTCACGTCTGCACCCCGGAGATCAGCATGCCCAATACCCGCGCGTCCTCGCGCGTTCCCGTAAACCCCTTTGCGGGTCGGTTGGCCGATGCCACGCCCTGGTGCCCGGACGCGACTCCGCGTCGGCCGCACCCCCGTCTGGCAGGCCAGCGGGAACGGGCAGACAGCCTCGCATCGGGGCGGGGACGACATGGCACAGCGCCACCGGGAACCGGTCGACGTCCATCTCATCCTGCGGCGGGGCGGCGAGGTGCTGCTGAGCCGGCGGGCGGGCGACACCTACGCCTCGGGCCTGCTGCACACGCCCTCCGGACACCTCGACGGAGACTTCGAGGACGTGGTCGCCGGGCTGGTCAACGCCAGCCTGGTCCTGCCCGAAGCCACCGAGACGTACTTCCCGCACATGTCGGCCGCCTACGGGAAGGTCGCCACCCACTACGCCAACCAAATGGACCGGGCAGACGCCCTCGCCTCCGCCCTGCTACGCCACGCCCGCCATCACATGACCGTGCGCGTCAAGTCCGTGTGGCTGGTGATGGAAACCCAACATCCCGACCGCCACACCTACACGTTCGAACGGATCCAGGAGCTGCCCTTGGGGCGCTGAGCAAAGGCCGGCTTCCGCCAGCCGGCATCCATCGCCGAACCACCATGCAGTTGGCGCCGACGCCCCAAGGCGAAGGCGCACGAGGCCCCGTAAGGAACCCCTCTATGACCGAAGTGACCGCTAGCTCGCCCTCAGCAGCAGAGCTGCGAGACAAGCTCGTGAACGAGCTCGTGGCCCAGCGCGTGATCCAGACGAAGGAGGTCGAAGCGGCGTTCCGTGAGGTGCCCAGGCACCTGTTCGCCCCTGAAGCCCCTCTGGAGAAGGCGTATGCCCAGACCCACTTGGCTACGAAGCGGGATGAGCACGGCATCACTATCAGCTCAGTGTCCGCTCCGGAGATCCAAGCCACCATGCTGGAGCAGGCTGGGCTCCGGCCCGGTCACCGGTGCCTGGAAATCGGCTCCGGCGGCTACAACGCAGCACTGATGGCCTCGCTGGTCGGCAAGGATGGTGAGGTCACCACCATCGACATCGACGGAGATGTCACTGACCGAGCCCGGGCCTGCTTGAAGAACGCCGGATACCCGCAAGTGAACGTCGTCCTCACGGATGGCGAGGACGGGTGCTCCGAGCACGCCCCTTACGACCGGACGATCGTCACCGTCGGCAGCTGGGACATCCCACCGGCCTGGGTGGACCAGCTCGCCGACGGCGGAACCATCACCGTCCCCCTCCGGGTGCGGGGCCTGACCCGATCGATCACCTTCGCCCGAGAAGGAGATCACTTGGTCAGCCAGTCGGCCAAGATCTGCGGCTTCGTCACGATGCAGGGAGCTGGAGCACACCAGGAACGACTGCTGCTCCTGCGCGGCAAGGAGATCGGCCTGCGGTTCGATGACGAGTGGCCGACCGAACCGGACTCACTGAACGGTGCGCTCGACACCGAGCGAGTCGAAGTGTGGTCGGGGGTGAAGATCCCCCGCCAGGAGCAGTTCGACACGCTCCAGATGTGGCTGGCCACCGCACTGGATGGCTTCTGTCTCCTCGCGGTCGACCCGAAGCTGGACACGGGCCTGGTCTCCCCGCAGAACAAGATGGCTTGCCCGGCCGTGGTCGAGGGAGGCAGCTTCGCCTATCTCGCCCTGCGGAAGCTGGGCGAGGAACCCGATCCCGTTTTCGAGTTCGGAGCACACGCCTTCGGTCCGGACGCCGCCGCGCTCGCCGACGCCATGGCCGAGCAGATCCGTGTCTGGAGCCGTGACCACCGCGGCGGGCGCGGCCCGAGTATCGCGGCCTACCCGGCCGACACCCCCGATGACCAGCTCCCCGAGGGGCGAGTCATCAACAAGCAGCATGTCCGCGTCCTCATCTCCTGGCCGCCGGAGGACTTGCGTCCGGCGAGCTAGGGCAACCCGCACCATCCCATTCAGAAGGAGCGAACAGCATGCAGATGAACCCCGAAGCCGCGACCACCCAGGTCGATGTGGACTTCACGCTCGACGTCCGCGTCATCGAGGCCGGTCTGCCGGTCCGTGACCTGCTGCGCGACACCAGCGACAACTGCGGCTCCAGCTGCTCGGGCACGGCCTGCACCTCGTTCGTGGGCGACCCGGCCTGACGCTGATCACTGCCGGTGGCGTCGGGCGGACATCACGGCCGGCGCCACCGGCACCCCCCGGCACGCTGTCGAAAGGGAAGAGGAGCTGATGACAGCAGGAGCGGACCGGCTGCTGTACCGACTGGCCGGCGTGCCCCTGGTGCGCGCCACGACGCATCCAGACGGGGCGCCTCTCGCTGAGGAGCCGAACATGACCGGTTCTCCGGAGGCAGTGGTGGCTGAGGGACTGGCCTGGCTGAAACAGGTGTGGCAGCACGATGAGGCCCGGCATGCCGTAGAGACCGCCAGCCCCGTGCTGGCTCAGCAGATCTCTGCGCTGCTTGAAGGGCGCGCCGCCCAGGCCCGCCACGTGCGCCGCCTCGTGGCGTCCTTGGCCTCCTACCAGTTGCGCTGGCAGGGACGAGCCACCCCGTTCGGGCTGTTCGCCGGAGTCAGTACCGCTCGCGTCGGCAGCGACGCTCACGTGCGCTGGGGAGAGAGTCACCGCGTCGTCGCCAGGGCGGACGCTCAGTGGTTGGGGTCCGTCGTCGCCCGTCTGGAGCGGCATCCCCGCCTGCTGGAACGTCTGGCGGTGGTCACGAACCCCATCGCGTTCGTGCGCGGAGACCGAATCGCTGTCCCAGGCGAGCCGCCCGACGACGTCCCTGGCGTGCTCGCGCCGGTCGAGATATCCGTCGGCCACACGCCTCCGGTGCGCACCGCGACGGAAGCTGCTCGCAAGCCCATCCGCTTCGGGGAACTCATCACGCTGCTGGCCGCCGAGTTCCCGAGCGCACCACCAGAGCAGATCCGCGCCCTGCTGGCCGAACTCGTCACCCAGCACCTGCTGCTTACCAATCTCCGAGCGCCCATGACCGTGCCGGACGCCCTTGGACACGTACAGTCACAGCTTGAGGCGGCTGATGCCGACGAGCTACCCGACCTCGCCGACCTGATGCAGCACCTGCGGATGGTCCACGAAGACCTGTCGCGTCACAGCGACATCGCATCCCCCACCGCCGCCCACGCCATGAGGGCAACGGTGACTGAGCGCATGAACGCGATATGCGACATCGCACCACAGCCGCTGGTTGTCGACACGGCCCTGGACTGCGACGTCTCCCTTCCCGAGGCGGTCATCCGTGAAGCCGAGACCGCTGCCTCCGCACTGCTTCGCCTGACGCCCTACCCATTCGGCTATTCCCGGTGGAAGGCTTTCCACGTCCGGTTTCGGCAGCGGTACGGAGTGGGAGCCGTCGTCCCCGTGCCCGAGTTGGTCGGCGACACCGGGCTCGGGCTGCCCGCCGGGTACCTGGGCTCGCCAGTCGCGAACACCGCTCGCACGCTGACCGAACGCGACGAAACCCTCCTTGCCCTTGTCCAGCAGGCCGTCATCGACGGTGCTGAAGAGATCGTGCTGACCGAACCCGTAGTCCGCAGGCTGACGGTCGGCGACCCCTCCGAGATGCTCCCACCGCCGCGAGCCGAACTCGCTTTTCAGATCCACGCCGCCTCGCCGACGGCCGTAGAGGACGGGGCGTTTCGCCTGCTCGTTACCGCAGCCCCACGCCCCGGCAGCAGCATGGCCGGACGGTTCGCTGACCTGCTGCCCGAGGCCGACCGCAAGAACCTCTCCGACACCTACACCGCCCTGAGCACGGAAGCCCCGGAGGCCATTGCCGCCCAGCTGTCGTTCTTCCCGCGCCGGCGGCGCAGCGAGAACGTCGTCCGGACTTCCCAACTGCTCCCGCACACGATCTCGCTTTCTGAGCACCGCGATCCCCACCCTGATCTCATTCAGCTGCGGGACCTCGCGGTCACTGCAGACGCTCGCCAGCTCCACCTGGTCCAGCTGTCGACCGGCAGGCGTATCGAACCGCGCGTCGTGCACGCCCTGGAGGCGGGCACGCTCACCCCGCCACTCGCCCGCTTCCTCGCCGAGATCACCATCGCACGCTGCGCCGTCTACAAGGCGTTCGACTGGGGAGCCGCGGTGCGTCTGCCGTACCTGCCGCGGCTGCGCTACGGCCGGAGCGTGCTCTCGCCAGCACG
It includes:
- a CDS encoding helix-turn-helix domain-containing protein — its product is MREALSSWHMGRVFYAYRTHPWHGRVLSQEAMAVWLGLNQAQLSRIESGKPPQDLSKLMRWAHSLRIPADLLWFKLPRPTQEVSTEAVPVVPPPEETSSVQKEAPQVGVMLPVVIHGRTVLVPVDAETLAASGLGTLLGHSADSTATDARKRDPMSPINRRDLLRTGVAAAALPGLGLDELEHIAAALDDARYLDGPVVSYFRRQLEQAKRDDGALGPKKTLPVMLGLLGAIEGHARDVTPRVRRELLAVGAEGAEFTGWLYRDIQQPQAAVFWYDRAMEWAQEADSAAMQGYVLLKKSQMAYDERDALRMLTLAEAASNARWQLPVRVRAEVTQQEALGRAMLGDPLDVVRGKLDVAQNLLAGVPEEEPNSLGAYFTGHTRLLRDAITYTEAGKPSLAVDLFSDVLSTGSLSRRDTGFFNARRAAALALSGEPDEAAKVGKESAEVAREVKSERTVRVLGEVLLTLDRWRSRPAVREFGESLTA
- a CDS encoding ATP-binding protein, whose amino-acid sequence is MVAAELVHQTALGFAVAFTPDKARVGRMRRITAAHLRLWKVPGPTAENIVLAVSELVANAIEHGCGDIELTVLYACGEVRVEVTDGNPAPAKLTVADDEDVSGRGLFLVAVLAQDWGVSTDGRSTWCVFRVPARRS
- the fxlM gene encoding methyltransferase, FxLD system, whose amino-acid sequence is MTEVTASSPSAAELRDKLVNELVAQRVIQTKEVEAAFREVPRHLFAPEAPLEKAYAQTHLATKRDEHGITISSVSAPEIQATMLEQAGLRPGHRCLEIGSGGYNAALMASLVGKDGEVTTIDIDGDVTDRARACLKNAGYPQVNVVLTDGEDGCSEHAPYDRTIVTVGSWDIPPAWVDQLADGGTITVPLRVRGLTRSITFAREGDHLVSQSAKICGFVTMQGAGAHQERLLLLRGKEIGLRFDDEWPTEPDSLNGALDTERVEVWSGVKIPRQEQFDTLQMWLATALDGFCLLAVDPKLDTGLVSPQNKMACPAVVEGGSFAYLALRKLGEEPDPVFEFGAHAFGPDAAALADAMAEQIRVWSRDHRGGRGPSIAAYPADTPDDQLPEGRVINKQHVRVLISWPPEDLRPAS
- a CDS encoding lantibiotic dehydratase, whose translation is MTGSPEAVVAEGLAWLKQVWQHDEARHAVETASPVLAQQISALLEGRAAQARHVRRLVASLASYQLRWQGRATPFGLFAGVSTARVGSDAHVRWGESHRVVARADAQWLGSVVARLERHPRLLERLAVVTNPIAFVRGDRIAVPGEPPDDVPGVLAPVEISVGHTPPVRTATEAARKPIRFGELITLLAAEFPSAPPEQIRALLAELVTQHLLLTNLRAPMTVPDALGHVQSQLEAADADELPDLADLMQHLRMVHEDLSRHSDIASPTAAHAMRATVTERMNAICDIAPQPLVVDTALDCDVSLPEAVIREAETAASALLRLTPYPFGYSRWKAFHVRFRQRYGVGAVVPVPELVGDTGLGLPAGYLGSPVANTARTLTERDETLLALVQQAVIDGAEEIVLTEPVVRRLTVGDPSEMLPPPRAELAFQIHAASPTAVEDGAFRLLVTAAPRPGSSMAGRFADLLPEADRKNLSDTYTALSTEAPEAIAAQLSFFPRRRRSENVVRTSQLLPHTISLSEHRDPHPDLIQLRDLAVTADARQLHLVQLSTGRRIEPRVVHALEAGTLTPPLARFLAEITIARCAVYKAFDWGAAVRLPYLPRLRYGRSVLSPARWLLTAADLPKPAAPLAEWEGALETWRRRLRAPEALVVCESDLRLPLDLRQPLHRVLLRNRLDAAREVELQEAPTAADLAWMGRAHEFLLPLRLAHARAAERTPVTPSPLQAIERDAGHLPGRSPWLYAQVHGHPDRQDEVLVEHLPRLLDGGIDLRQWWFRRHRDTTSPDSEQYLGLYLRLPTPDQYGQAATRVGEWAAELRGCGLLAHLQLATYHPEAGRYGHSEAMDAAHEVFAADSAAALAQIMLTIRTGLPPEAVTAASLVDLAASYAETPDIGMRWLINHLPREQGKLDQSVRDVGMRLADPRDDWATLRATPGAETVTRAWERRRAALAAYRTHLALQREPYRVLRSLLHMHHVRTIGVDPDRERVSHRLARASALRQTARERKETR
- a CDS encoding SAM-dependent methyltransferase; the protein is MRPDHPMLLHPSAAIAELQARPSSARMQNYLLGGRDHYIVDRDGALRAAERMPFLQSAVRHERMYVLMMVQTLAIAGIRQLVDFGCGLPHGPTPVDVLTRVHPDARVVCIDNDVLVHTHADAMMRAKAPAVVESLCADVRDPESILASTEVMETINWREPVILLLGSVLHHIEDTAAQPLTVLVDQYKHVAATGSALVITHATADVSGKPVRRFAKTMTAAGCPVHLRTKEQIARLFDGWQLTSPGLTAPQTLALEYPVLPQAASYAGTARKESAHGRAV
- a CDS encoding DUF6415 family natural product biosynthesis protein, with product MQETLHREVTSLVFAETASVSEDPDERHVQLLLMRGHLMRLLGAVVPVDANEPPLEDEQLVVRVRALLDEEIPGDVARAASLHRRMSEVGRELLAVLPAVDASDDMVDGWGRTVCAGFDSTRIREAIRAAKSWEQAGVYPHPRTLAAVTKALSGYVTTLVPYVSIHLESLSAGSRGWSACGEAIERSQEARDVAPGEGLKAARKHAFRLAVHTEALLRYAEQDCERDGE
- a CDS encoding protein-L-isoaspartate O-methyltransferase family protein — translated: MNARVEADSLRPGSAHVHQHTGDVFTCDRRQDFVPNVIRTHRGGRWRRVDRSKNAGEWAKFVHRSEMLVFDVDDGGEGGPGIVTGVIPSKEDATARLAALAPVPGTAVAEIGTDCGWTAASLDHLLQGGQVVTAADTERLAEIARQRLRPYPRVRVVSGSQAGVLGPAGSFHGLLSHRAVRRVPWEWVTRVRPGGRLCLPVRTALGGSSTLLVLTVARDGASARGRFHAGPAPQTVWLREHRPGEGTPVESQGSPRASEALDAKGAHVRPAARLFAGLLRPDLRMQVVRGVAQLEGDVADRLRIHDHQASRAVVFLHSPRIYEWGPRDLGSDLFDALGQWHAAGEPEVEQLGVTITETEHTLWLGAPDGPSWRLPELHTITGEVERHAT
- a CDS encoding FxLD family lanthipeptide, coding for MQMNPEAATTQVDVDFTLDVRVIEAGLPVRDLLRDTSDNCGSSCSGTACTSFVGDPA
- a CDS encoding LuxR C-terminal-related transcriptional regulator, producing MPAPDETISPPLSPQEREALLGISQGKTTAETACDMRVSDSTVKTYILRIGGKLGTSERAGMVDLAYRHGHLDVPVPVDHTVELPEGQRTVLAGLAGGKTVQEIAAGAKRPLDDVRKDARRLLRALGASSAAHAITRGWQLRLLGPATGRENSGDVVAMAGQA